The following coding sequences lie in one Gouania willdenowi chromosome 5, fGouWil2.1, whole genome shotgun sequence genomic window:
- the LOC114463305 gene encoding keratin, type II cytoskeletal 8-like isoform X1, protein MSVRAMKTTTFSTSSSSRGPSQGFSSRSFSGYGGHGVGSGRQSYAVRSSYGGVGSSGAAVGAGGFKVVGGYVAGGSGQRGGGVEFGYVGFGGGMGGGVANEMVAPITAVTVNKSLLTPLNLEIDPDIQVIRNQEKEQIKTLNNRFASFIDKVRFLEQQNKMLETKWKLVQEQTTSRSNIDAMFEAYIANLRKQLDNLGHEKVKLESDLHHVTGMVEDFKNKYEDEITKRNECENNFVLIKKDTDAAYMIKVELEAKLDGLSDEIEFLRQLYDTELNELQSQIKDTSVVVEMDNSRDLDMDSVVAEVRAQYEDIANRSRAETESWYQNKYTEMQHTAGKHGDDLKSTRAEIADMNRRIMRLQSEIDMVKAQRNSLETQIAEAEERGELAVKDAKLRIRELEDALQRAKQDMALQVRQYQELMNVKLALDIEIATYRKLLEGEEIRLATGIRTNVTKQTCKSMNYNVYALESSRTPTLVSCTFNGHSSGSASAVEGPTVKSTTVTKTETVVVKTEEKKEAVEEKKTEEQQVTTENATPEKEQEQVEVEAAAQE, encoded by the exons ATGTCCGTTAGAGCCATGAAGACCACTACCTTCTCCACCTCGTCATCCTCCAGGGGCCCATCCCAGGGCTTCAGCAGCCGCTCCTTCTCTGGCTACGGGGGTCATGGTGTGGGGAGTGGCAGGCAGAGCTACGCTGTCCGTAGCTCCTATGGCGGAGTGGGCAGCAGTGGGGCAGCTGTTGGCGCTGGGGGGTTCAAAGTGGTCGGTGGGTATGTTGCTGGGGGATCTGGACAAAGGGGTGGTGGAGTTGAGTTTGGCTATGTGGGTTTTGGTGGAGGTATGGGAGGTGGCGTAGCCAATGAAATGGTGGCCCCCATTACAGCAGTGACTGTGAACAAGAGCCTGCTGACCCCCTTGAACCTGGAGATTGACCCTGACATCCAGGTGATCCGCAACCAGGAGAAGGAACAGATCAAGACCCTGAACAACCGGTTTGCTTCTTTTATTGACAAG GTGCGTTTTCttgaacaacaaaataaaatgctggAGACCAAATGGAAACTTGTGCAGGAGCAGACCACTTCCCGCTCAAACATCGATGCCATGTTCGAGGCTTACATAGCCAACCTGCGTAAGCAGCTGGACAACTTGGGTCATGAGAAAGTCAAACTAGAATCTGATCTGCATCACGTGACTGGTATGGttgaggattttaaaaacaa GTACGAGGATGAGATCACCAAGCGCAACGAGTGTGAGAACAACTTTGTGCTTATaaagaag GACACAGATGCAGCCTATATGATCAAAGTGGAGTTGGAGGCCAAACTGGATGGGCTCTCAGATGAGATTGAGTTCCTGAGGCAGCTCTATGACACT GAACTCAATGAGCTGCAGAGCCAGATCAAGGACACATCTGTTGTGGTGGAGATGGACAATAGTCGGGACCTTGACATGGATTCTGTTGTTGCTGAGGTCCGTGCCCAGTATGAAGACATCGCTAATAGGAGTAGAGCAGAGACTGAGTCTTGGTACCAAAACAAG TATACAGAAATGCAACATACTGCAGGCAAACATGGGGATGACCTCAAGTCAACAAGAGCAGAGATTGCTGATATGAACCGCCGGATAATGAGGCTTCAGTCTGAAATTGACATGGTTAAAGCACAG AGAAATAGTTTAGAGACACAGATTGCAGAGGCTGAGGAGCGAGGTGAGCTGGCAGTAAAGGATGCAAAACTCCGCATCAGAGAACTCGAGGACGCTCTTCAGAGAGCCAAGCAGGATATGGCCCTTCAAGTCCGCCAGTACCAGGAGCTGATGAACGTAAAGCTGGCTCTGGACATTGAGATTGCTACTTACAGAAAATTGTTGGAGGGAGAAGAAATAAG GCTTGCAACTGGTATCAGGACCAATGTGACCAAGCAGACTTGTAAGT CCATGAACTACAATGTCTACGCCTTGGAGAGCTCCCGCACCCCAACTTTAGTCAGCTGCACCTTCAATGGACACAGCAGTGGTTCTGCCTCTGCTGTCGAGGGACCAACAGTAAAGAGCACCACAGTTACGAAGACTGAAACTGTGGTGGTCAAGACTGAGGAGAAGAAGGAAGCAGTAGAGGAGAAGAAGACAGAGGAGCAGCAGGTCACGACTGAAAATGCTACTCCTGAGAAGGAGCAGGAGCAGGTGGAGGTTGAAGCTGCTGCACAGGAGTGA
- the LOC114463305 gene encoding keratin, type II cytoskeletal 8-like isoform X2, giving the protein MSVRAMKTTTFSTSSSSRGPSQGFSSRSFSGYGGHGVGSGRQSYAVRSSYGGVGSSGAAVGAGGFKVVGGYVAGGSGQRGGGVEFGYVGFGGGMGGGVANEMVAPITAVTVNKSLLTPLNLEIDPDIQVIRNQEKEQIKTLNNRFASFIDKVRFLEQQNKMLETKWKLVQEQTTSRSNIDAMFEAYIANLRKQLDNLGHEKVKLESDLHHVTGMVEDFKNKYEDEITKRNECENNFVLIKKDTDAAYMIKVELEAKLDGLSDEIEFLRQLYDTELNELQSQIKDTSVVVEMDNSRDLDMDSVVAEVRAQYEDIANRSRAETESWYQNKYTEMQHTAGKHGDDLKSTRAEIADMNRRIMRLQSEIDMVKAQRNSLETQIAEAEERGELAVKDAKLRIRELEDALQRAKQDMALQVRQYQELMNVKLALDIEIATYRKLLEGEEIRLATGIRTNVTKQTSMNYNVYALESSRTPTLVSCTFNGHSSGSASAVEGPTVKSTTVTKTETVVVKTEEKKEAVEEKKTEEQQVTTENATPEKEQEQVEVEAAAQE; this is encoded by the exons ATGTCCGTTAGAGCCATGAAGACCACTACCTTCTCCACCTCGTCATCCTCCAGGGGCCCATCCCAGGGCTTCAGCAGCCGCTCCTTCTCTGGCTACGGGGGTCATGGTGTGGGGAGTGGCAGGCAGAGCTACGCTGTCCGTAGCTCCTATGGCGGAGTGGGCAGCAGTGGGGCAGCTGTTGGCGCTGGGGGGTTCAAAGTGGTCGGTGGGTATGTTGCTGGGGGATCTGGACAAAGGGGTGGTGGAGTTGAGTTTGGCTATGTGGGTTTTGGTGGAGGTATGGGAGGTGGCGTAGCCAATGAAATGGTGGCCCCCATTACAGCAGTGACTGTGAACAAGAGCCTGCTGACCCCCTTGAACCTGGAGATTGACCCTGACATCCAGGTGATCCGCAACCAGGAGAAGGAACAGATCAAGACCCTGAACAACCGGTTTGCTTCTTTTATTGACAAG GTGCGTTTTCttgaacaacaaaataaaatgctggAGACCAAATGGAAACTTGTGCAGGAGCAGACCACTTCCCGCTCAAACATCGATGCCATGTTCGAGGCTTACATAGCCAACCTGCGTAAGCAGCTGGACAACTTGGGTCATGAGAAAGTCAAACTAGAATCTGATCTGCATCACGTGACTGGTATGGttgaggattttaaaaacaa GTACGAGGATGAGATCACCAAGCGCAACGAGTGTGAGAACAACTTTGTGCTTATaaagaag GACACAGATGCAGCCTATATGATCAAAGTGGAGTTGGAGGCCAAACTGGATGGGCTCTCAGATGAGATTGAGTTCCTGAGGCAGCTCTATGACACT GAACTCAATGAGCTGCAGAGCCAGATCAAGGACACATCTGTTGTGGTGGAGATGGACAATAGTCGGGACCTTGACATGGATTCTGTTGTTGCTGAGGTCCGTGCCCAGTATGAAGACATCGCTAATAGGAGTAGAGCAGAGACTGAGTCTTGGTACCAAAACAAG TATACAGAAATGCAACATACTGCAGGCAAACATGGGGATGACCTCAAGTCAACAAGAGCAGAGATTGCTGATATGAACCGCCGGATAATGAGGCTTCAGTCTGAAATTGACATGGTTAAAGCACAG AGAAATAGTTTAGAGACACAGATTGCAGAGGCTGAGGAGCGAGGTGAGCTGGCAGTAAAGGATGCAAAACTCCGCATCAGAGAACTCGAGGACGCTCTTCAGAGAGCCAAGCAGGATATGGCCCTTCAAGTCCGCCAGTACCAGGAGCTGATGAACGTAAAGCTGGCTCTGGACATTGAGATTGCTACTTACAGAAAATTGTTGGAGGGAGAAGAAATAAG GCTTGCAACTGGTATCAGGACCAATGTGACCAAGCAGACTT CCATGAACTACAATGTCTACGCCTTGGAGAGCTCCCGCACCCCAACTTTAGTCAGCTGCACCTTCAATGGACACAGCAGTGGTTCTGCCTCTGCTGTCGAGGGACCAACAGTAAAGAGCACCACAGTTACGAAGACTGAAACTGTGGTGGTCAAGACTGAGGAGAAGAAGGAAGCAGTAGAGGAGAAGAAGACAGAGGAGCAGCAGGTCACGACTGAAAATGCTACTCCTGAGAAGGAGCAGGAGCAGGTGGAGGTTGAAGCTGCTGCACAGGAGTGA